From the Acidovorax sp. NCPPB 3576 genome, the window ACGCGCTGAATCCCCGTCTCCGCTGAAAGCACCCCATGAGCCTTCTCGAAGTCAAGAACCTCGTCGTCGAATTCCCCAGCCGCCGCGGCACCCTGCGCGCGCTGGACGACATCTCCTTTTCCATCGCGCCCGGCGAAATCCTGGGCGTGGTGGGCGAGTCGGGCGCCGGCAAGTCGCTCACGGGCGCGGCCATCATCGGCCTGCTGGAGCCGCCGGGGCGGGTGGCCTCCGGCCAGATCGTGCTGGAGGGGCAGCGCATCGACAACCTGTCGTCGCGCGAGATGCGGCACATCCGCGGCCGGCGCATCGGCGCGATCTTCCAGGACCCGCTCACCTCGCTGAACCCGCTGTACACCGTGGGCCAGCAACTCGTCGAGACCATCCAGGCCCATCTGCCGGTGAATGGCGCCGAGGCGCGCCGCCGCGCCATCGACCTGCTCAAGGACACGGGCATTCCGGCCGCCGAGCAGCGCGTGGACCATTACCCCCACCAGTTCTCGGGCGGCATGCGCCAGCGCGTGGTGATCGCCCTGGCGCTGGCGGCCGAGCCGCAGCTCATCGTGGCGGACGAGCCCACCACGGCGCTGGACGTGTCGATCCAGGCGCAGATCATCCAGCTGCTCAAGAACATCTGCAAATCGCGCGGCGCGGCCGTGATGCTCATCACCCACGACATGGGCGTGATCGCCGAGACCTGCGACCGGGTGGCGGTGCTCTACGCCGGCCGCGTGGCCGAGATCGGCCCCGTGCACGAGGTCATCAACCATCCGGCGCACCCCTACACGGCCGGATTGATGGCGTCCATTCCCGACATGGAGCAGGAGCGCGAGCGCCTGAACCAGATCGACGGCGCCATGCCGCGCCTGAACGCCATCCCCCAGGGCTGCGCCTTCAATCCGCGCTGCCCCCACACCTTCGACCGCTGCAAGGTGGAGCGCCCCGACCTGCTGCAGGCCGGCGCCACGAAAGCCGCCTGCTGGCTGCACGACCTGCCCGAGAAAGCCGCCGCATGAGCGCCCACGTTCCCACCCCTTCCGCCAGCACCAGCGCCGGCGCCGGCAAGCCCCTGGTGCAGGCGCACGACCTGGCCAAGACGTTCGATGTGTCCGCCCCCTGGCTCAACCGCGTGCTGGAGCGCAAGCCGCGCACGCTGCTGCATGCCGTCGATGGCGTGAGCTTCGAGATCGAGCGCGGCAAGACGCTGGCGCTCGTGGGCGAGTCCGGCTGCGGCAAGAGCACCGTGGCGCGGCTGCTGGTGGGCCTGTACGAGCCCACGCGCGGCGGCCTCACCTTCGACGGGCAGGACGCCCACGCGGCCTTCAAGGGCAAGGACGCACAGGCCATGCGCCGCCGCATCCAGATGATCTTCCAGGACCCGTATGCCAGCCTCAACCCGCGCTGGCTGGTCGAGGACATCATCGGCGAGCCGCTGCGCGAACACGGCCTCATCACCGACAAGGCCGAGCTGAAGGCCCGCGTGGGCGAACTGCTGCAGTCGGTGGGCCTGTCGCCGCTGGACATGGTGAAGTACCCGCACCAGTTCTCGGGCGGGCAGCGCCAGCGCATCTCGATCGCGCGGGCCCTCGCCACCGAGCCGGAATTCCTCGTGTGCGACGAGCCCACGTCGGCGCTGGACGTCTCGGTGCAGGCGCAGGTGCTCAACATCATGAAGGACCTGCAGCGCGAGCGGCACCTGACCTACCTGTTCATCTCGCACAACCTCGCGGTGGTGCGCCATGTGAGCGACCAGGTGGGCGTGATGTACCTGGGGCGCCTGGTGGAGCTGGCCGACAAGCGCGAGCTGTTCGCCACGCCGCGCCATCCCTACACGCGCATGCTGCTGGACGCCATCCCCAAGATGCACGACACCGGCCGCTCGCGCACGCCGGTGCAGGGGGAGGTGCCCAATCCTTTGAACCCGCCGTCCGGCTGCGCGTTCAACCCGCGTTGCCCGCATGCCAACGACCGCTGCCGCACCGAGCGCCCCCAGTTGCTGAACCAGGGCGGCGCCCGCGTGGCCTGCCACGGCATCGAGGAGGGCCGCATTCCGCTGGTGGCGGTGCCCGTTCCCGCCGCGGTTTGATCGAAATCGGGCGGATGCCCTAGTGAATCATGCCCTGGTTGCTATATTGTTTATAGCAAACGGCATGGGCTCAGGTGAGCCCGGTTGAGCGGCGGCGGGTGCCGCCGCGCATCCTTCTTCAGTTGAATTTGGCGTTCACGCCGCCCACGCTGTAGCGGCCGGCGCCCAGCAGCACCACGCTCAAAGCGCCGAACAGGTACAGGCCTTGCAGTTCCAGCGCCCATCCGCCCTGCTTGTTGAGCGCGAAGAGGTCGGCCATGTGCACCAGGCCGAACGCCACCAGCATGTTGACCACCACGATGGCGGCGCCGGCACGCGCGCCCAAGCCGATGATCATCAGCACGGGCGCCAGGATCTCGCCGACGAACACCAGGTAGCCCAGGGCGCCGGGCAGGCCGGCCCGCTCCAGCATGCCGCTGATGAAGCCCACTCCGTTCTGCAGCTTGAAGATGCCGTGCAGCAGCACCAGCACGCCGACGGCGACACGCAGGACGAGTTGGCCGGCATCTTGGGATGCTGCGGCGGAAGCGGTATGGCGGGATGCGTTGTTCATGGTTTCTCTCCTCTCAGATAAAAACCGCAGTATGCGGGGCCGTATCCGGCGTGTCAGTGCGTTTTCTCACAATCTTTCAGCCTGCCGAGTTTGGGTTTTAGGCCCGCATTGGCAGGAGAGGGGGCCGCTTTGGATCTGCCGGGCTGGCGCGTTCTCTGCAGCCGCCGAATCAGCCTTGTCAGCCTTTTGCGTCGTCGGGCGGCGCGGTCAGTTTCTCGCGCAGCGTGGCGAGGATTTCGTCGGAAAGCGCGGGCCTGCCCGCTGCCGTGGCCCGTGCCAGCACGAGCCCGCCCACCATGGTCGCCAGCATTTCCATGGCACGTGCCCGGTTTGGAGCGCTGGGGACACCTTCGCCCGGTGCCAGGTCTTCGATCACCCGGGCGAAGCGGTCGATGTTGCGTTCGATGCCCTGGGCAAACACCTCGGAGAGGTCGCCGCCGGCCCGGGCGGCATCCACGGCCAGTGCCGCTGCAGGGCAGCCTTCCCCCGGATGGTCACGGTGGGTGGAGGACAGGTAGCTCTTCACACGCGATGCCAGGTCGGTGGCGTCTTGCGCGCCCTCCAGCGGCGCGATCGACCAGTCGAACGCCTGTGCGCAGGCCTCGCGCACCAGGGCGTCCTTGGAGGCGAAGTGCCGGTACAGCCCGCCGTGCGTCAGCCCCGCATCGCGGGTGATGTCGGCCACGCCCACGCCCGACAGGCCGCGCTCGCGGTAAAGGCGCGCGGCGGCATCCAGAATGCCTTGCCGGTTTTCCGCCGCTTGGGCCTTGGAAACTTTCATCGCAGAAGACCTCTGTTTGATTGCGACCATACGCAAAAGTGAATCGCGCATTTATGATGACGACTGCAATCATAAAAGCGCGGGCATCCCGTGCACCAACCAGCGAGGCCGATGATGGTGAATCACGAGGTTACCCCGGACGGGGTGTTTTTGAACGGAGCGCCATGATGCGGCGCGTGGTTGTCACCGGCTTGGGGTTGGTGTCCCCCCTGGGCTGCGGGGTGGAGCTGGCGTGGGCGCGCCTGCTGGCCGGCGCGTCGGGCCTGCGGCGCCTGCCCGAATCCGTCGTGGAAGGGTTGGCCGCCAAAGTGGGCGGCGTGGTGCCGTCCATCGCGGAGGATGCGGAAGGCGGCTGGGACCCGGGCACCGTGGTGGGCACCAAGGATGCGCGCAAGATGGACCGCTTCATTCCCTTTGCATTGGGCGCCGCGCAGCAGGCCCTGGCGCAGGCGGGCTGGACGCCTGCGGACGACCGGGCGGCCCATCGCGCCGCGACGGTGATCGCCTCCGGCATCGGCGGCTTCGGTGCCATCGCCGAGGCTGTTCGCACCACCGATGCGCGGGGGCCGCAGCGCCTGTCGCCCTTCACCGTGCCGTCGTTTCTGATCAATCTCGCGGCCGGCCATGTCTCGATACGGCATGGCCTCAAAGGGCCCATCGGCGCACCCGTCACCGCCTGCGCCGCCAGCATCCAGGCGATCGGCGATGGCGTGCGAATGATCCGCTGCGGCGAGGCCGATGTCGCGGTCTGCGGCGGCACCGAAGCCGCCATCGACCGCGTCAGCCTGGGCGGCTTTGCCGCCGCCAAGGCCTTGTCCACCGGCTTCGCCGACGATCCCGCTGCCGCATCGCGCCCGTTCGATGCGGCACGCGACGGGTTCGTCATGGGGGAGGGCGCCGGCATGCTGGTGCTGGAGGCGCTGGAACACGCACTGGCGCGCGGCGCCGTGCCGCTGGCCGAGGTGGTGGGCTATGGCACCTCGGCGGATGCGTACCACATCACCTCCGGCCCGGAGGACGGCGACGGTGCCCGGCGCAGCATGGAGGCCGCCCTGGCGCAGGCCGGACTGCAGCCGGCGCAGGTGCAGCACCTCAATGCCCATGCCACGTCCACCTACGTGGGAGACCGGGGCGAGCTGGCGGCGATCCGCCGCCTGTTCGGCGAGGGCGCTGCGGTGGCCATTGCCTCCACCAAGGCGGCCACGGGCCATTTGCTGGGGGCAGCGGGCGCCGTGGCGTCGGTTTTCACGGTGCTGGCGCTGCGCGATCAAGTCGTGCCCGGCACGTTGAACCTGGACCAGCCCGACGACCTCGCCCAGGGGCTGGACATCGTGGCCCACCGGCCCCGCCCCATGGCGCTGGCGCATGCGCTGGTCAACGGCTTCGGGTTCGGCGGCGTCAATGCCTCGCTGGTGCTGCGCCGGTGGATGTCCTGACATCGCTATAAAAATAATAGCTACATGCCCTGGTGGATATTGCGGTGGAGGCCTGAAAGGCCCCTGCCTTTTGGAGGATTCCCCGGATCAGGTGTACCGCTTGGCCCGCAGGTTGTCCTTCATCTGCTGCAGGCGGGGCTGCAGCGGCTCGCCGATGCGCAGGGCCACGCAGGTGGCCAGCACGTCGATCACCAGCAGGTGCAGCAGCCGCGAGACCATGGGGCTGTAGCGGTCGTAGCCCTCGGGGTGGTCGGCTGCGAGGTGGATGTGGCAGGCCAGGGCCAGGGGCGAACCGCTGGCGGTGATGGCGATGGTTGTGGCGCCGTTCTTGCGCGCGATGTCGGCCGCGTCCATCAGGTCGCGCGTGCGGCCGGAGTTGGAGACGATCACCGCGCAGTCGCCCGGGCCGAGCAGGGTGGCGCTCATCACCTGCATGTGGCCGTCGCTCGTGCTGATGCTGGTGATGCCCAGCCGGAAGAACTTGTGCTGCGCGTCCTGCGCCACGATGCCCGAATTGCCCGCGCCGTAGAACTCGATGCGCCGGCCGGTCTGCCAGGTGTCCGCGATGGCCTTGGCGGCCCGCTCGATGGCGCCCGTGCTGGCGGCGTTGCGGTATTGCAGGAAAGCGGCTGCGGCGTTGTCCACCACCTTCACCAGCACGTCGCCGGTCTTGTCGTCGGCGTCCACGCTGCGGTGGATGAAGGGCACCCCTTCGCTCACGCTGCCCGCCAGCTTGAGCTTGAAGTCGGCCAGGCCGTCGTAGCCCATGCTGCGGCAAAACCGCACCACGGTGGGCTTGCTCACGCTGGCGCGGGCGGCCAGTTCGCGCACTGGCAGCCGGGCGAATGCCCGCGCGTCGTCCAGCACGAGCTGCGCCACGCGCTGCTCGGCAGGGGCCAGCGAGGGCAGGGATGCGGTGATTCGTTCAAGCATGACTGGGGGCCTTCATGGCCGGACAGCGCGCGCGCTGCAAGCCACCGACGCGGCCTTGACCGTCAGAAGGCCGCGGAGCAGGCCACGCCAGCAGACGCCGTGGAACTGGCTTTGCCAGGCCACGGGCGTCGTCCCCCTCCGGGGGAAGGCGCCGCAGGCGACACAGGGGGCGACTCAAGTCTCCTCCATCCAGGTGTGGCCGTCGCGCGCCACCATGGCGCTGGCGGCGCTGGGGCCCCAGCAGCCGGCGGCGTAGGGCCGGGGGCCGTCGTCGGAGTCGCGCCAGGCCTGCATGATGGGCTCCACCCAGCGCCAGGCGGCTTCCTGCTCGTCGGCCCGCACGAAGAGGTTCAAGCGCCCGCCGATCACGTCCAGCAGCAGGCGTTCGTAGGCGCCCACGCGCTCGGTGCCGAAGCGCTGCTCGAAGTCGAGGTCCAGGTGCACCGGCGCGAGCGCCTGCGCCTCCGCCACGCGGGTGCCGCGCTTTTCCTGGCCCGCCGCGAACAGGTGCAGCGCCACGCCGTCGCGCGGCTGCAGGTGGATCACCAGGCGGTTGGCCGCGCCCATCGGCGAGCGGTAGATGGGGTGGGGCGTGGGCCGGAAGTTGATGGCAATGTGCGCCTCGTGCGAGGCCAGGCGCTTGCCGGTGCGCACGTAGAAGGGCACGCCGGCCCAGCGCCAGTTGGCGATCTCGGTGCGCAGGGCCACGAAGGTCTCGGTGCGGCTGCCGGGCGCCACGCCATCCTCGTCGGCGTAGCCTTTCACGCGCTCGCCGCTCAGGCTGCCGGCCGTGTACTGGCCGCG encodes:
- the fabF gene encoding beta-ketoacyl-ACP synthase II: MRRVVVTGLGLVSPLGCGVELAWARLLAGASGLRRLPESVVEGLAAKVGGVVPSIAEDAEGGWDPGTVVGTKDARKMDRFIPFALGAAQQALAQAGWTPADDRAAHRAATVIASGIGGFGAIAEAVRTTDARGPQRLSPFTVPSFLINLAAGHVSIRHGLKGPIGAPVTACAASIQAIGDGVRMIRCGEADVAVCGGTEAAIDRVSLGGFAAAKALSTGFADDPAAASRPFDAARDGFVMGEGAGMLVLEALEHALARGAVPLAEVVGYGTSADAYHITSGPEDGDGARRSMEAALAQAGLQPAQVQHLNAHATSTYVGDRGELAAIRRLFGEGAAVAIASTKAATGHLLGAAGAVASVFTVLALRDQVVPGTLNLDQPDDLAQGLDIVAHRPRPMALAHALVNGFGFGGVNASLVLRRWMS
- a CDS encoding MurR/RpiR family transcriptional regulator; this translates as MLERITASLPSLAPAEQRVAQLVLDDARAFARLPVRELAARASVSKPTVVRFCRSMGYDGLADFKLKLAGSVSEGVPFIHRSVDADDKTGDVLVKVVDNAAAAFLQYRNAASTGAIERAAKAIADTWQTGRRIEFYGAGNSGIVAQDAQHKFFRLGITSISTSDGHMQVMSATLLGPGDCAVIVSNSGRTRDLMDAADIARKNGATTIAITASGSPLALACHIHLAADHPEGYDRYSPMVSRLLHLLVIDVLATCVALRIGEPLQPRLQQMKDNLRAKRYT
- a CDS encoding TetR/AcrR family transcriptional regulator is translated as MKVSKAQAAENRQGILDAAARLYRERGLSGVGVADITRDAGLTHGGLYRHFASKDALVREACAQAFDWSIAPLEGAQDATDLASRVKSYLSSTHRDHPGEGCPAAALAVDAARAGGDLSEVFAQGIERNIDRFARVIEDLAPGEGVPSAPNRARAMEMLATMVGGLVLARATAAGRPALSDEILATLREKLTAPPDDAKG
- a CDS encoding ABC transporter ATP-binding protein, encoding MSAHVPTPSASTSAGAGKPLVQAHDLAKTFDVSAPWLNRVLERKPRTLLHAVDGVSFEIERGKTLALVGESGCGKSTVARLLVGLYEPTRGGLTFDGQDAHAAFKGKDAQAMRRRIQMIFQDPYASLNPRWLVEDIIGEPLREHGLITDKAELKARVGELLQSVGLSPLDMVKYPHQFSGGQRQRISIARALATEPEFLVCDEPTSALDVSVQAQVLNIMKDLQRERHLTYLFISHNLAVVRHVSDQVGVMYLGRLVELADKRELFATPRHPYTRMLLDAIPKMHDTGRSRTPVQGEVPNPLNPPSGCAFNPRCPHANDRCRTERPQLLNQGGARVACHGIEEGRIPLVAVPVPAAV
- a CDS encoding DoxX family protein, which gives rise to MNNASRHTASAAASQDAGQLVLRVAVGVLVLLHGIFKLQNGVGFISGMLERAGLPGALGYLVFVGEILAPVLMIIGLGARAGAAIVVVNMLVAFGLVHMADLFALNKQGGWALELQGLYLFGALSVVLLGAGRYSVGGVNAKFN
- a CDS encoding ABC transporter ATP-binding protein, with the translated sequence MSLLEVKNLVVEFPSRRGTLRALDDISFSIAPGEILGVVGESGAGKSLTGAAIIGLLEPPGRVASGQIVLEGQRIDNLSSREMRHIRGRRIGAIFQDPLTSLNPLYTVGQQLVETIQAHLPVNGAEARRRAIDLLKDTGIPAAEQRVDHYPHQFSGGMRQRVVIALALAAEPQLIVADEPTTALDVSIQAQIIQLLKNICKSRGAAVMLITHDMGVIAETCDRVAVLYAGRVAEIGPVHEVINHPAHPYTAGLMASIPDMEQERERLNQIDGAMPRLNAIPQGCAFNPRCPHTFDRCKVERPDLLQAGATKAACWLHDLPEKAAA